The Anopheles gambiae chromosome 2, idAnoGambNW_F1_1, whole genome shotgun sequence genomic sequence AAAGATCCTCATCgccttcgtcttcgtcgtcctcatcctcatcgtcATCCTCGTTACCATCGTCATCAGACTCCTCGTCCTGATGTCTTTGTTTCTGTTGCTCTTTTCGCGCACTGTATCTCTGGCTTGCCTCCTCCTCGGAATCGGTGCTCCGCCGTCGTTGTGCGGCACGGGCGCTTGATTCCTTCGGTTTACCTTTGGGTTTCTTCCGGCGTCCAAATTCATCATACTCATCGTCCGACTCGACGCGATCCTTGTACTCGACGACGCCACGATCATTATAGCCTCCTCCGTAGCCTGTAAAGTGGTCACAAAAGcggacgaaacagtttgattcCATTCATCCGTTCCGTAGCCTTCATATGTGCTTACCCGTCCGTTCCTCCACGTCGCAAAACCGTGGAGCGCTGCAGATGTTGCATGTGTGCCGTCGAGCCCAATTCACGTTAGCGCATTTATTGCATTGCCAGTCTTCGGCGCTGAACAGACCGCGCGACTTCTCGGCAGCTGCCTTGCCGATTTCGGTGCCAACTTTCTTTTTACCCCCGGCGCTACTGCTACCGCCCCCGTCGGAGTCGCTAGCCGTGGATCCATTTTTTGAACCGCTGTTGGGACGCTCCTTGCCGCACCGGTTACATTGGTTTCTTCGGGCAAAATTTAGATTCTTACAACTAATCACGGCGGACGGTGCGATGCAGTGGTGCGAATGGCGCGTTGCCACACCACAGTTTTGGCGCAAGACATTTCACGGAAGGGTGCATGGAGAAGGCCAAAAACGTTAGATCCCAAAATAGTCTTCAATTGTGCTTTGAGAATAATAAATTGCCATCGGGGGTTTGCTTACTCGGGCTCCGGACAAGTCCAATCGCCATTCTTATTACTGGATGGTCGCTTTCCATCCGATTCGGTTTTGGTGTATCCGGCACTGCTCATTGCATTTACCTTTCCGCTCTGCCACCCGAGGGAGAAGGGGATGCACGACGCAATTTACCTGCCGTGTGCCGTGTCGGATCAGGGAATCCTGCTGAAAATTTAAATGCCTGTTGAGCAACACTTTTCCGTCGTAAGCTGTAAATTGTTTATGATCTTTTCATCAATACTTTTGATAAAATCGAGCCTCACGATTTTTCTGGATGTCAAACACTGTCAACAACATACTGACGCCTAAATGTCAAACAGGGTAATGCCAGGGGTGAGCAaccttgattttgtttttcacacCTTTTTATCCAGTTTTCCGAATTTCCGTACTGTTTAGAAGTGACAGCTCAAAACAAAATTGGTATAATGTGTCAAGCAAAAGGTTTGAAAACATCGTTATTAGATCATAatatcataacaaaaaactataaaattcataactacagtagaacgtcgattaacCGGGGGctgattaaccggcgggcggcttatccgtgcgcataaatctgacagctgttcaaacgttcGGCGAACATATGCAGtgatagtcaagtgggcagTCAGTTtgttgtgcagctctgtagtctctggtgttttttttcgaacttcatttttgttcatgaatggttgttaaacctacagttaatgattaaaataatattctactaacgattaatctcGATTAGTCCCAGCCGATCACTCGTACgactttaacaacatgcccgtcatgggttcaagccccaaatggaccatgccgccatacgtaggactgactatcctgctatggggggaatcaataagtcactgaaagcccaACTCTACAAGGCGGTAcagaggcaggccttgaccgacaacggttgttgagccaaaagaagaaagaagaacgattaatcgattgattcaaagtgaattaatcataaaaccagTAAATTTTGTAATTGTTATATGAATTTGatatttcttggaccattatccgtgcaaaacgattaaccggcaaccgtccggtcccaaGCTGCTGCctggataatcgacgttctactgtaatttGAAATCAGGTATTCCCCTAtttacgcgatactcgatatacgcgatttcgctatacgatattttctaaatttgacagttttttttagcaaatttTTCTAATTTGACACTTCAAATGCcgaatgcaaaataaattctctttttgtcaaattttaaaaaccattttaaaaggtATACAATTGTAATCTTCAGTTAAAATCAGATCAAACAACTAATTTAGTGACTGAAACTAACCGCTTCATGCCGAATTACACGAAACTTTtctataatttgactgaaacCCTGAAAAATTTGACTTACGCTAATATTTCAGATACGCTATTGCATCAGGTCCGTATGAATATCGTATATTGGAGAATACCTGTATTTTCCCCTAAccatttgattgatttttaaacaTCAATTTGTTAAACCATTCACGTAccttggtttttgttgttctatgtctatttgaacggttGCAGCCAAAATATACTTGATGAACAATGATTTctgattgaatttagttcatttatgttatttttttttacttctatgATGCAATTGGAGTAGAAAATTCgattatttctttctttttattgattcatatcttttgaaaaaaattaaaattgttttttatttgacaaTCGATGGAGAAAACTGTACTGATTTTACATCTGAATAGTCAAAACTAAAAATTCGTGCAATTCGAATTCGCGTAAGAGcttttctacatacaccgagactgcagctgagagatggctttgagagaattgacaaccggtttctcacgccggagtgtgtagaagctctgaaaagcgccgagatgagacttttaaaatgatgttgaaaaaatccattttaatcgctaaaatgaagtcaaaaaagtttcttttactttttaataatatttctacTATTATTAGATGGCAcaaatgcaaactataattgatagttcgctataaactgccaattcaattttttctcagctccatcgttctttgcatgccgaggagaattctctcaccgaaaatgctgtcagtcgctgtcaaagcatgctgtcattttttttctccgctgctttctcggtgtatgtagaaacgctctaacACAATTGTCGCGTAACTTGGGGATAGGCTGCACAAAATTTTTGCAGAGCTtaatagaaaattaaaaaaaaaaaacaagatacagtctgttcccgagttacgcgggttctgcgttcccgacgaatccgcgtaactcgaatatccgcgtaagtcgaattacacgttttttgactaaaatactattgattactCGAAgtcttttatttaatttagtacttttatacactttatcatttatttgatatgaatCCTGCAGAAAATTCTAGAATTTCTGGCttttaagcggtttcaatttgttagcaaaaatgcaatttataccgaacttgaagcaaattgtactgatttgacatttgatctgtcaaatttagataaccgcgtatctccgaatccgcgtaagtcgagaaccgtgtaactcgggaacagactgtacagtAAActccctcttatttgagaggcgatgggactgtcgaataggAGGGGTTTCACAGAGGTTTaaaattacagaggttgaaagtgaatgaaaagtCCATACAAACTataaagagacagaacatttagtatgcagcagGAAACTTTGAACACGATTGCAGATTgaagcatacatcattcaataaccatggcaacaccgtACACAAATAATAAGAATATAGATCCCAAATTAAAGGGACACTGAAATCCACAAATTCACAAATCTACTAAAAATGAAGGGACAAAAGTACTAAAAGTgaagagggtttttttttaattggagAGGTCTCAAATAAGAtagggttcactgtataatAACTATGCATTACTGAGAATAACTAtttgaattgaaaataaacTATATAAACTGTTTTGTTGGGAAATATACAATAGTTCTTACTGGGTTGTTTGCAGAAGTAGTTTTAACGGCTGCACCAGCCGCCATGGGGTTCCGTCAACCAGAAAAATGTACCTAAAGGTAGTCCCCGAGGTATGCATGCAACAGCTCCTGAATAGCCAAAGTTGCTTAAATCATCATGGTCGCAAAATTATTGTTCGCAATATGCTTGGTCGCAGAAATCTTGGTCAAAAATTCTGTTTTGCAATATTGTTGGTCGCAATATACTTGATCGCAATTTTCTTgttctcaaagaaaaaaaatgagttatttttattttttattttactttaaaatatttaattaccTAAACTACGCGCAAAAAATTGCTTTGTTTTACAGCTATAAACAAGAAACCAGAATAGGCCGCTTTCATTGTTTATTCTGCCAACAGGCCCGAATAACAGTGCTCAATTGAGGGTTTATTTCACCCGAACGAGTATTTAGAGCGACTGCTAACGCCTTTACGATGCCAAATTGGCTGGGTACACCATGTATGTCACATTACAGGGAATTATTTTTCcttgcattttattttcaagcgaATCGTCATCGTTGCAATAAACAACACAGTTTGTTTGGTCTATGTGCATGTATAtttataatttgtttatattcatagatatCACAACATTTTACAAATAATACTTGTTCCAGGTGACAATTGTAAACatcactttttttgttggaaaaaatagctttaaaatcaactaaaCACCgttataaatataaaaaggTTTGCTTACATGTATGCATATATTCAGTTCTGCACAAGTAGGTTGCTCGGCACTGAGTATAACTAAACTGGTATAATTAGCTGAACTGAAATTATACCAGTTCAAATTATTCCTAACTGtggttgcatttttattttttatcttttcctGTAAAATTTGCACATGGTAAAGGAATAGTAATATTTTGAAAGGGTATCGAAACTTACGGAAAACTGTACAATATAAACAGGCCAATCACTAAAATTCattgataaaataaaagattGATCTCTTACGTTTAAGGACAATTTGTAAATTCACCatgttgcacatttttgaaatctGGAGTCATTTTTTAATCACGTTATCCGTTccgttttaaatttaaattccaagtagtatttaatgaatttacaataaatattaaataaatattaataatacaGAGCAACAGTTTTGGCAAATCACTTTCACTGTAGCAAGTTTTTATCCACTCAGAATGTTGCATAAAACTTTGTCTTGCACAAAATAGTGAAAAGACATAAGAAATTGAGTTCATAAAGCTATTTTGCTATAGGCCACATTCGGCTCTTTAGCAAGGCCAAGAGAGGAACGATTTGACGaaagaatttaattttcattacaaATACAAATTAATATAAATTCAGTACAAATTCAGTACAGTACAAATATCAAAcatagaattctttgtgtaaGTTGAACAACTGATGGTTTAAAACTCTTGAATTATCAATGATCGTTATAAGATACGGACTTAAGcttcaataaaaaatcatGCTAGTCACGGACAATTCGATTCGCGGGGAACATTCAATtgctttcatatttttattatactcataaatcacaaaaattaattttttttgtcatatgacatttataacatatttttaaccATACTACAGCAGCGAAAATTGTATTTAGGAACGAAAATGACGATAGGAATGCAGCGACGTCCTATATAGTAGAAATCTGTCCTTTTATCAAACAGACAATAAGATTTCCCTGCCATAGCACGGCTAAtagatttttcattttttaaattaatcaattagagcttttcccacctttttgTACAGTTTTCTGACGCATCACAcatagttgttttattttgtcacCATCAGCCTTGATTGGAAGCATGCCGTTTTTGAAGATCTGAAAATTATCATGAAATTCGCGTTAACAATAAACATTTAGCAGTATCGTTTTCGTATCCCACCGACTGACCCCGATGAACCGCATCCCTGGCGAAACAAGCAACTGGTTAGCAAACTGCCATCCCTTACCGCTCATGCTTATTATAATCTACCATCCAGTACCAAAACGCTACCAGCGAGGAGAAGAGCGTAAACTCGCAACCCTCGTACGTGAGCACCAACGACTGCGAGCGATAATTGGTGGTGATTTTTCTCGACCATTAATAACAATCATccccatctctctctcacccGCCGTTTTGGGGGATACTGTTGCTGTACCGAAAATAAGCAATAAGCGCCCGGTGAGCGCACAGGGAAGAAAGGCGAAAGGAAGTGTCAACGAATTAGATGGTATCGATAGTCGGAGTTCCTTATCGGTGGATCGGTGTCTTGCGGTGGAAAGCACCGCTGGAATGAAGACAACGGGATCCATGTACATTTACACGGCCGAAATGATGCCTCACGTTTGCTAATGCTCTCCTGGTGGATCGACactctgacacacacacaaacaaacgggaCGAATTAGCAGAATACATAGGGGCGCCCAAGGCTTATGTGTGAGCCTGTGTATTGCAATGGGACCCATCTCACCCCTTCGGTTCGCGCCATGTGTGTTGGGTATAAGGGTAggcgcacaaacaaacaaacggctgACGACGGCCGACCGTCTCCTAGCGTGCCCCTTTGGTGTGATGGACGTCTGCCGATCTGGAGACCAAATGAACTATTTGCCAACCAGGTGCCGGAATGCTGGCGAAGCCGAGTGGTGCACGGGGCTGGCCACACTAGGCACACAAGGCACGAAATCTATTTGTTCGCTCGTCACTCGGCCAACGGCGCAGATACTTTTAATCCATAGTGCATAATGCTTGGCAAATATAGTTAGCCGCACCTTCCTGCTCGTCAACGCTCATTCCGTCCGTGCCCTCCTTATCAACGGGGCACGCTTCCGCAGCAATCGCTTCCGTGTGCGTGATGTTTTCCCCACCGCTGTCTTTAATCCTTTCTTTCTGCGAGATGCTTTCGAGGACGGTTGGCCGATAGCGGGACGAGGAATTTCAAGCGTTTTTTCTTATCATTCGCTGTGCTCTCCGCAGTGGCTATCATCAAATGGTCTGGCCTCGCTCAATGTTTGCCGTAGGCCAAATTCACGCAGCAATCTTTTCACCAGCCACCGTGTCCCTTTCGCCACAGTTTGCTAAGGCTCTTGAGTGGTAAGTTTTGTTTGGAAAGCTTACCCTTTTTGGCgatggggaggaggggggagtGGTGAAGATAGGGAGCAATTGGGGCGGACCAGTATTCAAAAGCGGACCGGAGTCCGGCAAGCTCTATCTGTCTGTCGTCCGTACGTGTGGGATGTGTGAAATTTCTGATCTTCTTCTCTGTCTCTCCTCCAGTTCTGCTGTTGTTCGCTCGTCCGGGGGTCCGCAGTAGTACCAGCATAgcatacacacaggcacaccgaGAGCGCGTATAGATAAATGGATACATAATGTCGACATCTTGAtggttgtgcacacacacacgcgcatacaCATACGGGTAGATGCGGAAGGTTTCCTG encodes the following:
- the LOC1274925 gene encoding zinc finger Ran-binding domain-containing protein 2; this encodes MSSAGYTKTESDGKRPSSNKNGDWTCPEPDCKNLNFARRNQCNRCGKERPNSGSKNGSTASDSDGGGSSSAGGKKKVGTEIGKAAAEKSRGLFSAEDWQCNKCANVNWARRHTCNICSAPRFCDVEERTGYGGGYNDRGVVEYKDRVESDDEYDEFGRRKKPKGKPKESSARAAQRRRSTDSEEEASQRYSARKEQQKQRHQDEESDDDGNEDDDEDEDDEDEGDEDLSKYNLWGSDEETAAKPVSKISNPATNHSKQQTSHRRSRSISRSRSRSPDRSRRSSDQRSSSKSTASSTSHGRSDSKRSSASRRHGRSRSRSYSRSRSRSRSRSPRSYRRNKDRRR